Proteins from a genomic interval of Haemophilus parainfluenzae T3T1:
- a CDS encoding SIMPL domain-containing protein (The SIMPL domain is named for its presence in mouse protein SIMPL (signalling molecule that associates with mouse pelle-like kinase). Bacterial member BP26, from Brucella, was shown to assemble into a channel-like structure, while YggE from E. coli has been associated with resistance to oxidative stress.), with the protein MKLKALSLALLALPIASFAEEPVPNYPADVTFTVEAEKAVERDLLQVSLFYQAEGNDLSALNKTMAEKMNKAIELAKAQSSVEITDNSRNTMVRYDNKGKQQGWIAHAGLTLESKDSQALSTLVNELDGVLAIAQVNASVSREKLSSLENELTKEALAKLKDKALLVQESLQVKGYRIQNLEISSANDSVADFRPYAAAELSSKSLYSSGKDETYTQSGKEKIKVSVNARIALLKE; encoded by the coding sequence ATGAAACTCAAAGCACTTTCTCTTGCATTACTTGCCTTACCTATCGCTTCTTTTGCAGAAGAACCCGTACCGAATTATCCAGCTGATGTAACCTTTACTGTTGAAGCAGAAAAAGCAGTAGAACGTGATTTATTGCAAGTCTCCCTTTTTTACCAAGCGGAAGGCAATGATTTATCCGCGCTCAATAAAACCATGGCAGAAAAAATGAATAAAGCCATTGAATTAGCGAAAGCACAGAGCTCGGTCGAAATTACTGATAATTCTCGTAATACCATGGTTCGTTACGATAATAAAGGCAAACAGCAAGGTTGGATTGCGCATGCAGGATTAACCTTAGAAAGTAAAGACTCTCAAGCATTATCAACATTAGTAAATGAACTAGATGGCGTATTGGCCATTGCTCAGGTCAATGCCTCTGTTTCTCGTGAAAAATTAAGTAGTTTAGAAAATGAATTAACCAAAGAAGCTTTAGCAAAACTTAAAGATAAAGCACTCTTAGTTCAAGAATCCTTGCAGGTGAAAGGTTATCGCATACAGAACCTTGAAATTTCCTCAGCTAATGATTCAGTCGCTGATTTCCGCCCTTATGCTGCAGCCGAACTAAGCTCTAAAAGTTTATACTCGAGTGGGAAAGATGAAACTTACACTCAAAGTGGCAAAGAGAAAATTAAAGTCAGTGTGAATGCGCGAATTGCATTGCTTAAAGAATAA
- the rraB gene encoding ribonuclease E inhibitor RraB, translated as MTNFNELQEETREIITDLLNDGSDPDALYIIEHHIAHYDFDTLEKIAVDAFKAGYEVSEAEEFEDENGKVIFCFDIISEVELKSEIIDAQQKEILPLVEKYKGIYDGWGTYFEDPNAEDDEYGDDGEFFDDEDVEDDNERLH; from the coding sequence ATGACGAACTTTAACGAACTTCAAGAAGAAACCCGTGAAATCATTACAGATTTATTAAATGACGGCAGCGATCCGGATGCCCTTTATATTATCGAACATCACATCGCTCATTATGATTTTGATACCTTAGAAAAAATTGCCGTGGATGCTTTCAAAGCAGGCTATGAAGTGTCAGAAGCAGAAGAATTCGAAGATGAAAATGGCAAGGTGATTTTCTGTTTTGATATCATCAGTGAAGTGGAATTAAAATCCGAAATTATCGATGCACAACAAAAAGAAATTTTACCATTAGTGGAAAAATACAAAGGCATTTATGATGGCTGGGGCACGTATTTTGAAGATCCGAATGCGGAAGATGATGAATACGGCGATGATGGCGAATTTTTCGATGACGAAGATGTCGAAGACGACAACGAACGTTTACATTAA
- the truD gene encoding tRNA pseudouridine(13) synthase TruD, translating into MVKHLPYFTLKTPPKSTALLKQEFADFIVKEDLGYEMSGEGEFVAVKIRKTDCNTLFVGEKLAKFAGISDRNMGYAGLKDRHGITEQWFCLQMPGKETPDFSQFQLEGVEILDVTRHNRKIRTGSLQGNTFEILLRGAKESDELNERLNFVAKYGFPNYFTEQRFGRDGHNLTQAIRWAKGEIKVKDRKKRSFYLSAARSEIFNLVVAERIEQNVADQVLRDDIVQLNGSHSWFKADENEDLAVLQQRLNEQDILLTAPLIGEENLSASAVENKVVLEHQVFQELMKQERMKPARRPLLMQAKDFHWTFVEEGLKLSFYLPAGSYATALVRELVNIKEEE; encoded by the coding sequence ATGGTCAAACATCTCCCTTATTTCACCTTAAAAACACCGCCAAAATCAACCGCACTTTTAAAGCAAGAGTTTGCTGATTTTATCGTTAAAGAAGATCTTGGCTATGAAATGTCAGGCGAAGGCGAATTTGTGGCGGTAAAAATCCGTAAAACGGATTGTAATACGTTGTTTGTGGGCGAAAAACTTGCCAAGTTTGCGGGTATTTCTGATCGAAATATGGGGTATGCCGGTTTGAAAGATCGTCATGGCATCACCGAACAATGGTTTTGTTTGCAAATGCCGGGAAAGGAAACGCCAGATTTTAGCCAATTTCAATTAGAAGGTGTCGAGATTTTAGACGTTACTCGCCACAATCGTAAAATTCGTACGGGGAGTCTTCAAGGAAATACCTTCGAGATTTTATTGCGCGGTGCAAAAGAAAGTGATGAGTTGAATGAACGCTTAAATTTTGTGGCGAAATACGGTTTCCCTAACTACTTCACTGAACAACGTTTTGGGCGTGATGGGCATAATCTGACTCAAGCGATTCGTTGGGCGAAAGGGGAGATTAAGGTCAAAGATCGTAAAAAACGCAGTTTTTATCTTTCCGCCGCTCGCAGCGAAATTTTTAATTTAGTTGTGGCAGAACGAATTGAACAAAATGTGGCAGATCAGGTTCTAAGAGACGATATTGTACAGTTAAATGGATCGCACAGTTGGTTTAAGGCTGATGAAAATGAAGATTTAGCGGTTTTACAGCAACGTTTGAACGAGCAAGATATTTTGCTCACCGCGCCTTTAATTGGCGAAGAAAATTTATCTGCAAGTGCGGTTGAAAATAAAGTGGTTTTGGAACATCAGGTTTTCCAAGAGTTAATGAAACAAGAGAGAATGAAACCCGCTCGCCGCCCTTTATTAATGCAGGCAAAAGATTTCCATTGGACGTTTGTTGAAGAAGGATTGAAGCTCTCATTTTATTTACCGGCAGGGAGTTATGCCACTGCATTGGTGCGAGAGTTAGTGAATATTAAGGAAGAAGAATAA
- the surE gene encoding 5'/3'-nucleotidase SurE — protein MRILVSNDDGFHAEGIQVLAKELRKIADVVIVAPDRNRSAASSSLTLVEPLRPRHLDCGDYCVNGTPADCVHLALNGFLSGQVDLVVSGINAGCNMGDDTIYSGTLAAALEGRHLGLPAIAVSLDGRQHYETAARVVCDLIPKLHPQLLNKREVININVPDLPYEELKGIKVCHLGYRTSAAEVIKQEDPRGENIYWIGPSGLPEYDGEGTDFHAVKNGYVSITPIQADLTAHQSIAALQDWLESE, from the coding sequence ATGCGAATTTTAGTCAGCAATGATGACGGTTTTCACGCCGAAGGGATTCAAGTTTTAGCAAAAGAATTACGAAAAATTGCCGATGTGGTGATCGTCGCGCCTGATCGTAATCGTAGCGCGGCATCAAGTTCATTAACACTTGTTGAGCCGCTTCGCCCTCGTCATTTAGATTGCGGTGATTACTGCGTGAATGGCACCCCCGCAGATTGTGTGCATTTGGCTTTAAATGGTTTTTTATCTGGTCAAGTGGATCTTGTGGTGTCTGGTATTAATGCGGGTTGCAATATGGGGGATGATACAATTTATTCTGGCACCCTCGCCGCTGCATTGGAAGGGCGTCATTTAGGATTGCCAGCCATTGCCGTCTCTTTAGATGGTCGTCAGCATTATGAAACAGCCGCTCGCGTGGTGTGTGATTTAATTCCGAAATTACATCCTCAATTATTGAATAAACGAGAAGTGATCAATATCAATGTGCCAGACTTGCCCTATGAAGAACTTAAAGGCATTAAAGTCTGTCATTTAGGCTATCGCACATCTGCGGCCGAAGTGATTAAACAAGAAGATCCTCGTGGCGAAAATATCTATTGGATTGGTCCGTCAGGCTTGCCAGAATATGATGGTGAAGGCACAGATTTCCATGCAGTAAAAAATGGTTATGTTTCCATTACGCCAATTCAAGCAGATCTTACGGCTCATCAGTCAATTGCTGCTTTACAAGATTGGCTGGAAAGTGAATAA
- a CDS encoding YqaA family protein, producing MNIFGAMYDKTMQWSKHRFAVFWLSFVSFIEAIFFPIPPDVMLIPMSMSKPKSAFRFALYTAVASVVGGMIGYAIGYYAFDWVQGYIQQWGYQAAWEQAMAWFKEWGVLVVFVAGFSPIPYKVFTICAGVMQMAFIPFVITAFVSRFARFILVAKLAAWGGEKFAAKLRKSIEVIGWSVVALAVIIYIILK from the coding sequence ATGAATATTTTTGGTGCGATGTACGATAAAACGATGCAATGGTCAAAACATCGCTTTGCCGTGTTTTGGTTATCCTTTGTAAGTTTTATTGAGGCCATTTTCTTTCCAATTCCACCCGATGTGATGTTGATTCCAATGTCAATGTCAAAGCCAAAAAGTGCGTTTCGTTTTGCGCTTTATACAGCGGTCGCTTCAGTAGTGGGGGGAATGATTGGTTATGCTATCGGCTATTATGCCTTTGATTGGGTGCAAGGTTATATTCAACAATGGGGCTACCAAGCCGCTTGGGAACAAGCTATGGCGTGGTTTAAGGAATGGGGCGTGTTAGTAGTCTTTGTTGCCGGTTTTAGTCCTATTCCTTATAAAGTTTTCACCATTTGTGCCGGCGTGATGCAAATGGCATTTATCCCCTTTGTGATAACCGCATTTGTATCGCGTTTTGCTCGTTTTATTTTAGTGGCAAAACTGGCCGCATGGGGCGGAGAAAAATTCGCCGCGAAATTACGTAAATCCATTGAAGTCATTGGTTGGAGTGTCGTTGCTTTAGCCGTCATTATTTATATTATTTTAAAATAA
- the nlpD gene encoding murein hydrolase activator NlpD, which produces MKKSFLLLPVSIAILTACSSNSPAPIENVDGTLSPGVMQPVDNNSSGTWQPEIQQNTMPSTMGGSVPTGTQTPQPSFQPTYQPVQQPAATQPQPAPAPVQPQTKTVTKTVSDCTSSGAINVPRNPNTNAPDYSQIQKGSYKGNTYKVNKGDTMFLIAYLTGMDVKDLASMNNMKEPYSLSVGQTLKISNCSTKTITTTVPVKTTAPAAPAEPEVTYTPGANGTQIGSDGTVIGPIKSGVGNGEPSKPVFTNNTPSTPATTTTQVETTNNTPVNANVVAPVASNIAWQWPTQGNVIQGFSNTDGGNKGVDISGSRGQAVKAAANGRVVYAGNALRGYGNLIIIKHNDDFLSAYAHNDKILVSDQQEVKAGQEIAKMGSTGTNAVKLHFEIRYKGKSVDPVRYLPRR; this is translated from the coding sequence ATGAAAAAATCGTTTTTATTGCTCCCTGTGAGTATCGCTATTTTAACGGCTTGTAGTTCAAATAGCCCTGCACCAATTGAAAATGTGGATGGCACACTTTCTCCAGGTGTAATGCAGCCTGTCGATAATAACTCTAGCGGTACATGGCAGCCAGAAATCCAACAAAATACCATGCCAAGTACAATGGGCGGCAGCGTGCCAACGGGAACTCAAACACCACAGCCAAGTTTCCAACCAACTTATCAACCGGTACAACAGCCTGCAGCAACTCAACCACAGCCTGCTCCAGCACCGGTTCAACCGCAAACTAAGACGGTAACTAAAACGGTTTCTGATTGTACCAGCTCTGGTGCAATCAACGTGCCACGTAATCCAAATACGAACGCACCAGATTACAGCCAAATTCAAAAAGGTTCATACAAAGGAAACACCTATAAAGTAAACAAAGGCGACACCATGTTCTTAATCGCTTACTTGACGGGGATGGACGTAAAAGATTTGGCAAGCATGAACAATATGAAAGAGCCTTACAGCTTAAGCGTGGGTCAAACATTAAAAATTTCAAATTGTTCAACAAAAACAATCACTACAACGGTTCCAGTGAAAACTACCGCACCAGCGGCACCTGCTGAGCCAGAAGTGACTTATACACCAGGTGCAAATGGCACACAAATTGGTTCTGATGGTACGGTAATTGGTCCTATTAAATCAGGTGTGGGTAACGGTGAACCTTCAAAACCAGTTTTCACAAACAATACGCCTAGCACACCAGCAACGACGACAACACAAGTAGAAACCACAAACAATACACCAGTTAATGCGAATGTTGTGGCACCAGTTGCGTCGAATATCGCATGGCAATGGCCAACTCAAGGTAACGTGATCCAAGGTTTCTCTAATACCGATGGTGGTAACAAAGGGGTTGATATCAGTGGTTCACGCGGTCAAGCCGTTAAAGCGGCAGCGAACGGTCGTGTTGTGTATGCGGGTAACGCATTACGTGGCTATGGTAACTTAATCATCATCAAACATAACGATGATTTCTTAAGTGCTTATGCGCACAACGACAAGATCCTTGTGAGCGATCAACAAGAAGTGAAAGCAGGTCAAGAGATTGCGAAAATGGGTAGCACAGGAACCAATGCTGTGAAACTTCACTTCGAGATCCGTTATAAAGGTAAATCTGTGGATCCAGTTAGATACTTACCGAGAAGATAA
- the proS gene encoding proline--tRNA ligase: MRTSQYLFSTLKETPAEAAIVSHQLMLRAGMIRPLASGLYNWMPTGWRVLRKVEKIIREEMDKSGALEIKMPVVQPAELWEESGRWEQYGPELLRFEDRGNRHFVLGPTHEEVITDLVRREVSSYRQLPINLYQIQTKFRDEVRPRFGVMRSREFIMKDAYSFHADHASLQQTYDVMYQTYSNIFNRLGLDFRAVQADTGSIGGSASHEFQVLANSGEDDVIFSTESDYAANIELAEAVAIGERAAPTKAMELVDTPNAKTIAELVEQFNLPIEKTVKTLIVKGASEEQPLVALVIRGDHELNEIKAEKLPEVASPFEFADEAVIKAKIGAGVGSLGPVNLNIPVIIDRSVALVSDFSAGANIDGKHYFNINWERDVALPKVADIRNVVEGDPSPDGKGTLLIKRGIEVGHIFQLGKKYSEAMNATVQGEDGRPMVVTMGCYGIGVTRVVAAAIEQHFDERGIVWPTDEIAPFTVAVVPMNMHKSESVQEYAEELYRTLQAQGVEVIFDDRKERPGVMFADMELIGVPHMVVIGEKNLANGEIEYKNRRTGEKQMIAKDQLLDFLKGQIKA, translated from the coding sequence ATGCGTACAAGTCAATATTTATTCTCAACATTAAAAGAAACCCCAGCTGAAGCGGCTATTGTGAGCCATCAATTAATGCTTCGTGCGGGGATGATTCGTCCTCTTGCTTCAGGTCTCTATAACTGGATGCCAACTGGCTGGCGTGTGCTCCGTAAAGTAGAAAAAATCATCCGTGAAGAAATGGATAAAAGCGGCGCACTTGAAATCAAAATGCCAGTCGTGCAACCAGCAGAATTATGGGAAGAGTCAGGTCGTTGGGAACAATATGGCCCCGAATTACTTCGTTTTGAAGATCGTGGTAATCGTCACTTTGTTTTAGGTCCAACACACGAAGAAGTGATTACGGATTTAGTTCGCCGCGAAGTGTCATCATACAGACAACTTCCAATCAATTTATACCAAATTCAAACTAAATTCCGTGATGAAGTGCGTCCTCGTTTTGGTGTCATGCGTTCACGTGAATTTATCATGAAAGATGCCTATTCTTTCCATGCAGATCATGCGAGTTTGCAACAAACTTATGATGTAATGTACCAAACGTATAGCAATATTTTCAATCGCTTAGGTTTAGATTTCCGTGCAGTACAAGCGGATACCGGTTCTATCGGAGGGAGCGCCTCACATGAATTCCAAGTGTTAGCAAACAGCGGTGAAGATGATGTGATTTTCTCTACTGAATCTGACTATGCTGCAAACATCGAATTAGCGGAAGCGGTGGCAATTGGTGAGCGCGCAGCACCAACGAAAGCGATGGAATTAGTTGATACGCCAAATGCCAAAACAATTGCTGAGTTGGTGGAACAATTCAATTTGCCAATTGAGAAAACGGTTAAAACCTTAATTGTAAAAGGGGCAAGCGAAGAGCAACCGTTAGTGGCATTAGTCATTCGTGGTGACCATGAATTAAACGAAATCAAAGCAGAAAAATTACCTGAAGTGGCTTCACCATTTGAGTTTGCAGATGAAGCTGTTATCAAAGCAAAAATTGGTGCCGGTGTGGGTTCATTAGGCCCTGTTAATCTCAATATTCCAGTGATTATTGACCGTTCAGTGGCATTAGTGTCTGATTTCAGTGCAGGTGCAAACATTGATGGTAAACATTACTTCAATATCAACTGGGAACGTGATGTAGCGTTACCAAAAGTGGCGGATATTCGTAACGTGGTTGAAGGTGATCCGAGCCCAGATGGTAAAGGTACCTTATTGATTAAACGTGGTATCGAAGTGGGGCATATCTTCCAATTAGGTAAAAAATACTCAGAAGCGATGAATGCGACTGTTCAAGGTGAAGATGGTCGTCCAATGGTCGTAACCATGGGATGTTACGGTATCGGAGTAACACGTGTGGTGGCTGCGGCGATTGAACAGCATTTTGATGAGCGCGGTATTGTGTGGCCAACAGATGAAATTGCGCCATTCACCGTAGCCGTCGTGCCAATGAATATGCACAAATCTGAAAGCGTTCAAGAATATGCCGAAGAATTGTACCGCACTTTACAAGCACAAGGTGTAGAAGTTATCTTTGATGACCGTAAAGAACGCCCAGGTGTGATGTTTGCAGATATGGAACTTATCGGTGTACCACACATGGTGGTGATTGGTGAGAAAAATCTCGCAAACGGCGAAATCGAATATAAAAATCGCCGCACGGGTGAAAAACAAATGATTGCAAAAGATCAGTTGTTAGATTTCTTGAAAGGGCAAATTAAAGCTTAA